In a single window of the Arachis hypogaea cultivar Tifrunner chromosome 6, arahy.Tifrunner.gnm2.J5K5, whole genome shotgun sequence genome:
- the LOC140173673 gene encoding uncharacterized protein, which translates to MVRRDPEKPPMVIMARVGTGLVKRILIDTGADSNIMFYNVFDALGLRDADLTTHQHGVVGLGDHFIKPDGIISLPVSMGGEQGWRSVMAEFVVLRGSTAYNIILGRKTINEVGAVISTKLLVMKFVTNNGSVESIKGELETTVKEKVQRSIRSVPRRPGRPGRRQS; encoded by the coding sequence atggttcgacgagATCCTGAAAAGCCCCCCATGGTCATTATGGCCCGGgtgggaaccggcctcgtcaaacGGATTCTTATAGACACAGGGGCAGACTCGAACATTATGTTTTACAACGTCTTCGACGCATTAGGACTACGGGACGCCGACCTGACGACTCACCAACACGGTGTCGTAGGGTTAGGTGATCACTTCATCAAGCCAGATGGGATAATCTCCCTGCCGGTTTCCATGGGAGGAGAACAGGGATGGAGATCGGTTATGGCCGAGTTCGTAGTTCTGCGAGGCTCCACGGCCTACAACATCATCTTAGGAAGGAAGACCATCAACGAGGTCGGCGCAGTGATCAGCACAAAACTGCTAGTGATGAAGTTTGTCACGAACAACGGATCTGTGGAGTCCATAAAAGGAGAGTTGGAAACGACGGTCAAGGagaaagtccaaagaagcatcagGAGTGTTCCTCGCCGACCTGGACGCCCGGGTCGACGACAATCCTAG